In Thermoanaerobaculia bacterium, the genomic window AGCTTGCCGATCATCGGATCGTAATGGATCGAGATCTCGGAGCCGCCGTAAACACCGGAGTCGTTGCGAACTCCCGGGCCCTGCGGCAGCCGCAGGCGCTTGATCCTGCCCGGCGACGGGGCGAACTTGCGGAACGGATCCTCGGCGTAGAGGCGGACCTCGATCGCATGCCCGTGCGGCTCGACGTCATCGAACTCGGGTCCGAGAGGCTCCCCCTGCGCGATGGCGAGCTGGGCGATGACGATGTCGAGGCCGGTCACCATCTCGGTCACCGGATGCTCGACCTGGAGGCGGGTGTTCATCTCCAGGAAATAGAAGTTGCCGGCGGCGTCGAGCAGGAACTCGCACGTGCCGGCGTTGGTGTAGCCGACCGCCTTCGCCGCCGCGACCGCCGCCTCGCCCATCCGGCGGCGCAACTCCGGCGACACCACCGTGGAAGGCGCCTCCTCGACCACCTTCTGGTGGCGGCGCTGGAGCGAGCACTCGCGCTCGCCCAGGGAAACGACCTTGCCGTGGTGATCGCCGAGCACCTGGATTTCGATGTGCCGCGGTCGCTCGACGAACTTCTCGAGGAAGACCGAGTCGTCGCCGAACGACGCTCCGGCCTCGGTGCGCGCCAGGCGGTAGCCTTCGGCGAGCTCGGCATCGCTCCTCGCCACGCGCATCCCCTTGCCGCCGCCACCGGCCGAGGCCTTGAGGATCACCGGGTAGCCGATCTCCGCGGCGCACGCCGAAGCCGCCGCGAAGTCCACCAGAGCCCCGGGCGAGCCCGGCACGACCGGCACCCCGGCGGCGATCATCCGGCGTCGCGCCTCGACCTTGCCGCCCATTGCCGCGATCGCCTCCGGCGACGGACCGATGAAGACGATGCCGCGGTCGCGGCACAGGCGCGAGAACTCGGCGCGCTCGGAGAGGAAACCGTAGCCGGGATGGATCGCGTCGGCGCCGATCTCCACGGCCAGATCGACCAGCGCCTCGGCCTTGAGATAGCTCTCGCGCGATGGCGCCGGCCCGATGCGGTAGGCCTCATCGGCCGAGAGCACCGCGAGCGACTCGCGGTCGGCGTCGGAATAGGCGACGGCGCCGACGATCCCCTTCTCGCGCAGCGCGCGCAGGATGCGAACGGCGATCTCGCCACGGTTGGCGATCAGGACTTTGCGGAAACGGGTCACTCGGCTCTCGCGGTTTCCCCGGCTCTCCCGGCGGGCGTGCGACGCATGGCTGGCGCTGGCTTCGACGCCGCGAATGCTACCACCCGGGTCACTCCCGTTCGTGGCCCCCGGCGCTCTGCGCCGCCGTCCGGGGGACGCGCACCGAACGCAGCACGAGCACGAGGAGCACGAGGCCGAGCGCGGCGAGGCCGAAGCCCGCGGCGAGCGGACGGCGGTCGATCCAGAACCGCACCCGGTGGCGACCCGCCGGAAGCGCGACACCGAGGCGCGCGACCTGCGCGATCAGCGTCGGGGCGGGCGCGCCGTCGATCGCGACGCGCCAGAGCGGCAGCCAGGCGCGGCGCACGAAGAGCACCCCTGCGGCCGGCGCCTCGACCTCGACGACGACCTCCTCGCTGCGGTTCGCGACCAGCCGCGCCGACGGGCTCTGCGCCGCGCCAACTGCCACGCCCGTGTCGGCGCTCCCCGAAACCATCTCGCGCACGCCGCCGCTGCCCGGAACGACCGCGGTGCGGTGCGGATCGAACGCCGGGTCGAAGATCGCCTCGAGCGCGGCGTTCATCTGTGGCGCAGGGATGACCCGGGTCGCGAACTCGACCTCGCGCGCACGGTCGGCGAGCTCGTAGAGCCGCACGGTCTGGCCGAAGTTCCGGTCGGCGGCGATCTCGCGAACCTGGTCGCGCGCCTCCGGCGCGAGCTCGCGGTCGAGCAGAAGGTAGTCCACCCCGAGGGCCTCGAGGAGATCGATCCGGCGCCGGTCCGGGAAGCCCTTGATACCGACGGTGATCGCCTGGGTGAGGAAGCTGTCGAGACCCTCGGGCGAGATCGCGAGCTCCGCCCGCAGCCCGTGCAGGAGGGCCGCGAACGGATAGAGCTCGCGCGCCGAACGCCGCGTCAGCCAGAGGATGCGCCCGTCGGGATAGGTGCCCTGCGACATCGTTCCCGGCCGGAAGAGGTCGAGGTTGGCTCCGTGCACGACGACGCTGCCGGCGGGAATCGCCGCGAGGAGGGGCGGCGGCTCGAGGTACGGCCCGACCTCGTCCATCGGCACGGCGGGCAGCATCGCCCAGGCCTGCGTCGCGGCGTGCAGCCAGACGAGGCCGCCGGCCGCGAGCAGGGGCGCCCGTCGGCCGAGACGCAGGAGCAGGAGAGCGACGACGAGCAGCGCGATCGAGAGCAGCGCCAGTCCCTGGAGACGCACCAGCGCGCCAGCGAGGATCGGCGCCGGGAGATTCGGCTGCAGCAGCGAAGCGAGTCCGCCGGCGACCGCGCGCGGCGCGCCGATCGAGAACGCCAGCAAGAGCGCGAAGAGGGCCGCGAAGAGGGCGAGGAGGCGCTCG contains:
- a CDS encoding acetyl-CoA carboxylase biotin carboxylase subunit, with the protein product MTRFRKVLIANRGEIAVRILRALREKGIVGAVAYSDADRESLAVLSADEAYRIGPAPSRESYLKAEALVDLAVEIGADAIHPGYGFLSERAEFSRLCRDRGIVFIGPSPEAIAAMGGKVEARRRMIAAGVPVVPGSPGALVDFAAASACAAEIGYPVILKASAGGGGKGMRVARSDAELAEGYRLARTEAGASFGDDSVFLEKFVERPRHIEIQVLGDHHGKVVSLGERECSLQRRHQKVVEEAPSTVVSPELRRRMGEAAVAAAKAVGYTNAGTCEFLLDAAGNFYFLEMNTRLQVEHPVTEMVTGLDIVIAQLAIAQGEPLGPEFDDVEPHGHAIEVRLYAEDPFRKFAPSPGRIKRLRLPQGPGVRNDSGVYGGSEISIHYDPMIGKLIVWGRDREESMQRLARAIDELRIVGIRTNVPLFQALLANADFRAARFDIHWLDRVLESGELAPPGGDEMPEIALIAAAIVHFERSQRQVSELPQGAAHRGGWRSAAREAALRPGGGN